In a single window of the Eshraghiella crossota genome:
- a CDS encoding relaxase/mobilization nuclease domain-containing protein, translating into MAATKLIAMHQNKGRSVMRCLKDRTDYAMNGEKTDEGKYISSYQCNPELVDLEFAQAKKEYLHKTWRQPKGDVIAYQIRQSFKPGEITPEEANEVGYETGMRFTKGKHAFIVATHVDRAHIHNHIIFNSTNLECDRKFRDFWFSGIALQRLSDIICLEHGLSVIPKVKPSERQRRTKYPERVSIRDVIREDILKCLDQKPADFEELLKLLQAQGYEIKRGKHTAVCGKEQKRFIRFRSLGEDFTEENLKKVIAGEKEPPEKNEKVPERKEAKPEKRKFDLVVDIQEKMAQGKNGGYVQWAKKYNVKQFAESILFLQQHDIHDKETLDALVDGSSVKYHELMKTIKDAEEKMAANKVIKTHIINYAKTRETYIAYRKSGYSKKFYEAHRDEITLHKAAKEAFSKLPDGKIPKVKDLNEEFVRLLSEKKAAYSEYKKIKKEMRDYQIAKQNVESFHAAQQSWDIEEDMRKKRQQER; encoded by the coding sequence ATGGCGGCAACAAAACTGATAGCAATGCACCAGAATAAAGGCCGGAGTGTGATGCGGTGTCTGAAGGACAGGACCGATTATGCCATGAATGGAGAAAAAACGGATGAGGGAAAATATATTTCATCTTATCAGTGCAATCCGGAACTGGTTGATTTGGAATTTGCTCAGGCAAAAAAGGAATATCTGCATAAGACATGGCGGCAGCCTAAGGGAGATGTGATTGCATATCAGATCCGCCAGTCCTTCAAACCGGGAGAAATCACACCGGAGGAAGCAAATGAAGTCGGATATGAAACCGGCATGAGATTCACAAAAGGGAAGCACGCATTTATTGTGGCAACTCATGTGGACCGGGCGCATATTCATAACCACATCATTTTCAATTCCACCAATCTGGAATGTGACCGGAAGTTCCGGGATTTCTGGTTTTCCGGAATAGCATTGCAGAGACTCAGCGACATTATCTGTCTGGAGCATGGGCTTTCTGTCATTCCAAAAGTAAAGCCGAGTGAGAGACAACGGAGGACAAAGTACCCGGAACGTGTGAGCATAAGGGATGTCATCCGGGAAGATATTCTGAAATGCCTGGATCAGAAGCCAGCAGATTTTGAAGAACTTCTGAAACTTCTACAGGCACAAGGATATGAAATCAAGCGTGGCAAGCATACCGCAGTCTGTGGAAAAGAGCAGAAACGTTTCATTCGGTTCCGTTCACTTGGAGAGGATTTTACAGAAGAAAATCTGAAAAAAGTGATTGCCGGAGAGAAAGAACCTCCTGAAAAAAATGAAAAAGTACCAGAACGGAAAGAAGCAAAACCAGAAAAGCGTAAGTTTGATCTGGTAGTTGATATTCAGGAAAAAATGGCACAGGGAAAGAACGGCGGCTATGTCCAGTGGGCGAAAAAATATAATGTGAAACAGTTTGCGGAATCTATTCTGTTTTTACAGCAGCATGATATTCACGATAAGGAAACGCTGGATGCATTGGTGGATGGGAGTTCTGTAAAATACCATGAACTTATGAAAACCATCAAAGATGCAGAGGAGAAGATGGCAGCAAATAAAGTGATCAAGACTCACATTATCAATTATGCCAAGACCAGGGAAACATATATTGCCTACCGAAAATCAGGATACAGTAAGAAATTTTACGAGGCACACCGGGATGAAATCACTCTTCACAAGGCGGCAAAGGAAGCATTTTCAAAACTGCCGGATGGAAAGATCCCAAAGGTAAAAGATCTGAATGAAGAATTTGTAAGACTGCTTTCAGAGAAAAAGGCAGCTTACAGTGAATACAAGAAAATAAAAAAAGAGATGCGGGATTATCAGATAGCGAAGCAAAATGTGGAATCCTTCCATGCTGCTCAGCAGAGTTGGGACATAGAGGAAGACATGAGAAAGAAACGGCAGCAGGAGAGATAA
- a CDS encoding plasmid mobilization protein, producing MVERSKRIELRVTADELRQIHERMQEAGISSLTAYMIRMALHGYVIVMDLSDLKEVLRLLQISGNNLNQYAKKANETGSIYHEDIEELRTNQKEILQEMRKVLDRLTTIM from the coding sequence ATGGTAGAAAGATCAAAACGAATTGAGCTGAGAGTGACAGCAGATGAACTCAGGCAGATTCATGAGCGTATGCAGGAGGCTGGTATTTCCAGTCTCACTGCATATATGATCCGGATGGCACTTCATGGGTATGTCATTGTGATGGATCTTTCTGACTTAAAAGAAGTCCTTCGCCTTTTACAGATATCCGGCAATAATCTGAATCAGTATGCAAAAAAGGCAAACGAAACAGGCAGCATTTATCATGAGGATATCGAAGAACTGAGAACAAATCAGAAAGAGATTTTGCAGGAAATGAGAAAAGTGCTGGACAGACTGACAACAATTATGTAA